From one Thunnus maccoyii chromosome 6, fThuMac1.1, whole genome shotgun sequence genomic stretch:
- the LOC121898399 gene encoding interleukin-18-like produces MSTKNCLPFHFVGICKNAFYFKGTGEDEDLDEDRLQKDAPCKFYWIQSHGSKFLIYDEDKFEAQPLSIYEQRQSECKFCIQTYKFITEGNKKDEKKGTTVVLYTKTDGKIMVACCSENEIKAEEMNLPDEIEEDQHKVVFLLKKIPSASNTFMFESYEKKGKFLAFEPEYDSSFEKLVLRSKVDEVDVGCEWQLSVAGSD; encoded by the exons ATGTCTACCAAGAACTGCCTCccttttcactttgttggtattTGTAAGAATGCCTTCTACTTTAAAG GGACTGGAGAAG ATGAAGATCTGGATGAAGACCGTTTACAAAAAGACGCACCATGCAAGTTCTATTGGATCCAAAGCCATGGCAGCAAATTCCTGATTTATGATGAGGACAAATTTGAAGCACAACCCTTAAGTATATACGAGCAACGTCAGTCTG AGTGCAAGTTCTGCATCCAGACTTATAAATTTATAACAGAGGGcaataaaaaagatgagaagaagGGCACTACAGTTGTGCTATACACCAAGACAGATGGCAAGATAATGGTGGCATGCTGCAGTGAGAATGAAATTAAGGCTGAGGAAATG AATCTTCCAGATGAAATTGAGGAAGATCAACACAAGGTGGTGTTCTTATTGAAGAAAATCCCCTCAGCCTCTAACACATTCATGTTTGAGTCCtatgaaaaaaagggaaaattccTGGCATTTGAGCCCGAGTATGATTCCAGTTTTGAGAAACTGGTCCTGCGTAGTAAAGTTGATGAAGTGGATGTAGGTTGCGAGTGGCAGCTTTCTGTTGCGGGCAGTGACTAA